From the genome of Nasonia vitripennis strain AsymCx chromosome 1, Nvit_psr_1.1, whole genome shotgun sequence, one region includes:
- the LOC100116145 gene encoding inositol polyphosphate-4-phosphatase type I A isoform X18, which produces MRFNKQELMTLATQPSQKFEKEGILYVRERQEGFFRRTEISLERWCRLRGNLLFYFKSREQWSEPLGVIILEQFSVRVEQPTNQIPYGFSIVFDGGVYQQLGANSSEERDSWLQALQLASYDCMRSQLLALRQRMEATSGHKHDTDIQMLRLKRGITTDPAEIPMCEISLACDNLLCDGHGRPPNPVLEVDVQTCHAKTWVKYARTEVVEKSSNPGFFTTVSFRASDGISAECRLRITAYDVRERVSQTATPIGSAIMTFSAVQDTPRLRIPLKSAKATTVGFLTINVWNLEAEDKGNSTESTPSRNVPSTANQMYCHRRSQSLPPRLGTKIKLPHQGQLKLLFANPHIQTYRFHSGLGGDICVHETMAESKLCFQFPQQLLGIWIQEEKELLQEVAGMGELREPWHTKQVELLDRHLHLLHSYSQAKENLAAFKGSYFKQSSRKNERSLEFAPLNLHLQRMWVHNDTLNKCGLYDFMSVGAFTAHSHKNKNGGLLRLVQALKESPVRGTQLYQGTSKISMAHDAIQAIKQLRRDVVEAMRSLMKLAKEKQTSGMLPICEDMVSKTRILLSLWDPGLVEEALTFLEEHKVAKVQEDINNDDSLTLNFKVNQSLSPYKRITQQLNFDLRSPDFDEFVTPDTPECVQDIWAKESAKSKYVSFAANNEINSNTEKQQTDENFVIFPEVEDEPKETDTTETVDKENLNGEDNNNHNNEDEEKAEFDRVNDLDLSKRFLDTQKMCNSPSANYYKPTDEPEPWDLTQLNIEASVMCLVSKVKFLCGRCSSPAVRLRNKNGIDRNQTLKSCLANNRGNATAVVTIQPKNGIKSEEASKLLENGAQQSGTDKQNSAASKAKEGATVIYCNTSSDKVCQAMDSMTRVIKSNSNQRNKFTEGLDFASIVDWTSELRPSMKKLRQAMDGLLKTARLTHSVFRVQEDTKTAIRVCNVRYRRDVCFSQALTALVSGLMAKLWCQRPDPMFLLILTTLGPLVSFEGLLSYYGDEIDMWGDMAVAVEDMHTVTFTLSRCGIHTRVDGKSKATQFPSPRVIGSRTALTVLLPVPDAIYSLLPLVPSSKQTLSFNVTPVFFNIGINEMASLAESLGTTKSQEKSNVDNFDRLNEYYLRFKKLNLPTEPASARFGTRSALNQTLADMMINLKSSVQAKVNKNVEILQLSSQICRRMRGLRFTSCKSAKDRTGMSITLEQVNILATEYHLAEHELIRALDCMRSEGCRRENTWKNIGVRKYAFNSLQIMTLPKQYRPPIGTYGSAQT; this is translated from the exons ATGAGGTTTAACAAGCAGGAGCTGATGACCCTGGCCACTCAGCCTTCCCAGAAATTTGAGAAGGAAGGTATACTTTATGTACGGGAGCGTCAGGAGGGCTTCTTTCGTAGAACAGAGA TAAGCCTCGAGCGCTGGTGCAGACTCCGGGGCAACCTCTTGTTTTACTTCAAGTCGAGGGAGCAGTGGTCCGAGCCCCTCGGCGTCATCATCCTCGAGCAGTTCTCCGTGCGCGTCGAGCAGCCGACCAATCAGATTCCTTATGGCTTCAGCATAG TGTTCGACGGTGGAGTCTATCAGCAACTCGGTGCCAATTCCTCAGAGGAGAGGGACAGCTGGCTACAAGCTCTGCAGTTAGCCAGCTACGATTGCATGCGCAGTCAGCTGTTGGCGCTCAGGCAGAGGATGGAAGCTACAAGTGGCCATAAGCACGACACCGACATTCAAATGCTCAGGCTCAAGCGCGGCATTACCACAG ATCCCGCGGAGATACCGATGTGCGAGATCTCGTTGGCGTGCGACAACCTGCTGTGCGACGGTCACGGCCGGCCGCCGAACCCCGTGCTCGAGGTCGATGTGCAGACCTGCCACGCCAAGACGTGGGTCAAGTACGCGCGCACCGAGGTCGTGGAGAAGAGCAGCAATCCGGGCTTCTTCACGACGGTGAGCTTCCGGGCGAGCGATGGCATCAGCGCCGAGTGTCGGCTCCGCATCACCGCCTACGACGTCAGGGAGCGGGTCAGCCAGACGGCCACGCCGATCGGCAGTGCCATCATGACCTTCAGCGCCGTCCAGGACACGCCGAG ATTGAGGATCCCGCTAAAATCGGCAAAGGCCACGACGGTGGGCTTTCTCACGATCAACGTGTGGAACCTGGAAGCTGAAGATAAGGGAAACAGTACTGAGAGTACGCCTTCCAGAAATGTGCCAAGTACCGCCAATCAAATGTATTGTCATAGGCGTTCACAGTCGCTTCCTCCGAGATTGGGTACGAAAATCAAACTCCCGCATCAGGGACAATTAAAACTTCTATTTGCCAATCCGCATATCCAGACGTACAG ATTTCATTCTGGTCTGGGTGGTGATATCTGCGTTCACGAGACAATGGCCGAAAGCAAATTGTGTTTTCAATTTCCCCAGCAACTGTT AGGAATTTGGATTCAAGAAGAAAAGGAGCTTTTGCAAGAAGTGGCCGGCATGGGCGAGTTGAGGGAACCTTGGCATACCAAACAAGTAGAGCTTCTGGATCGGCATTTGCACCTTTTACATTCTTATTCTCAAGCCAAAGAGAATCTTGCCGCCTTTAAAG GGAGCTACTTTAAACAATCGTCACGGAAGAACGAGAGATCGTTGGAGTTTGCACCTCTTAATTTGCATTTACAAAGAATGTGGGTCCATAACGATACCTTGAACAAATGCGGACTTTACGATTTTATGAGTGTCGGGGCTTTTACTGCTCATtctcacaaaaataaaaacggcGGTCTTTTAAG GTTAGTGCAAGCATTGAAAGAATCTCCAGTACGAGGTACTCAGCTGTACCAGGGAACGTCAAAGATCTCAATGGCCCACGATGCGATCCAAGCCATCAAACAACTTCGCCGAGACGTAGTGGAAGCGATGCGGTCACTTATGAAACTGGCGAAGGAAAAACAGACTAGTGGTATGCTACCCATATGCGAGGATATGGTCTCAAAGACTCGTATACTTCTCAGCCTTTGGGATCCCGGTCTGGTAGAGGAGGCGCTTACGTTTTTGGAAGAGCATAAAGTAGCCAAGGTTCAGGAGGACATAAATAACGATGACTCGCTTACCCTTAACTTTAAAGTCAATCAATCGCTTTCCCCGTACAAGAGAATCACGCAGCAACTGAATTTCGATTTAAGAAGTCCAGATTTCGACGAATTCGTAACGCCAGACACTCCTGAATGTGTACAAGACATTTGGGCGAAGGAAAGCGCGAAAAGCAAGTATGTCAGTTTCGCAGCGAATAATGAGATTAATAGTAATACGGAGAAACAGCAGACTGATGAGAATTTCGTGATATTCCCAGAG GTCGAGGACGAACCTAAAGAGACTGATACAACCGAGACTGTCGACAAAGAAAACCTCAATGGCGAAGACAACAATAACCACAATAACGAGGACGAAGAAAAAGCTGAATTCGATCGTGTCAATGACTTGGACTTGAGCAAACGCTTCCTTGATACACAAAAGATGTGCAATTCTCCCTCAGCCAATTATTACAAGCCAACCGATGAACCCGAGCCCTGGGATCTTACACAGCTGAATATTGAGGCGAGCGTTATGTGCCTCGTATCAAAAGTGAAGTTCCTTTGTGGACGTTGCAGCAGTCCTGCGGTGAGATTGCGTAATAAAAATGGTATAGATAGAAATCAGACGCTGAAGAGTTGTCTGGCCAATAACAGGGGTAACGCTACTGCAGTAGTGACGATTCAACCGAAGAACGGAATCAAGAGTGAAGAAGCGAGcaaattactagaaaatgggGCGCAACAGAGCGGGACTGATAAGCAGAATTCTGCTGCCTCTAAGGCCAAAGAAG GGGCAACTGTGATTTATTGTAATACGTCTTCCGATAAAGTGTGCCAAGCTATGGACTCCATGACGCGAGTGATAAAGAGTAATTCCAACCAAAGGAATAAATTTACGGAAGGTCTGGACTTTGCCTCGATCGTCGACTGGACGAGTGAATTAAGGCCGAGCATGAAAAAACTACGCCAAGCCATGGACGGCCTGTTAAAGACAGCTCGGCTAACACACTCAGTTTTTAGAGTGCAAGAGGATACTAAAACAGCCATTCGTGTGTGCAATGTTCGATATCGTCGAGATGTGTGCTTCAGTCAAGCg ctGACGGCTCTAGTATCTGGTTTGATGGCAAAACTTTGGTGTCAACGACCTGATCCCATGTTTTTACTGATCTTAACAACACTGGGTCCACTTGTGTCCTTTGAGGGCTTATTAAGTTACTACGGTGATGAAATTGATATGTGGGGGGATATGGCTGTTGCTGTTGAAGACATGCATACAGTCACCTTTACTTTGTCACGGTGCGGCATCCATACCAG AGTAGATGGGAAATCAAAAGCCACACAATTTCCGTCGCCCAGAGTGATCGGATCACGAACTGCTTTGACGGTGCTTCTTCCTGTGCCAGATGCCATATATTCCTTACTTCCGTTAGTACCCTCTTCCAAGCAAACTCTCTCTTTCAACGTGACGCCCGTATTTTTCAATATCGGAATCAATGAAATGGCTTCTCTAGCCGAAAGCCTTGGAACAACAAAATCTCAAGAAAAAAGTAATGTGGATAACTTTGACCGACTAAATGAGTATTATTTAAGATTTAAGAAGTTAAATCTACCAACTGAACCTGCGTCCGCAAGAT TTGGAACACGATCGGCTCTTAATCAAACTTTGGCCGACATGATGATCAATCTAAAATCTTCAGTTCAAGCGAAAGTAAACAAGAATGTGGAGATATTACAATTATCTTCACAGATATGCAGACGTATGCGAGGGTTAAGATTTACGAGCTGCAAAAGCGCAAAGGATCGCACTGGCATGTCCATTACTTTAGAGCAAGTTAACATTCTTGCAACAGAGTATCATCTGGCTGAACATGAATTAATTAGAGCTCTGGACTGTATGCGAag cgAGGGATGTCGAAGAGAAAACACGTGGAAGAACATTGGGGTGCGAAAATATGCATTTAACAGCCTACAGATTATGACTCTTCCGAAACAGTATCGACCACCAATTGGTACTTACGGCTCGGCGCAGACTTAA
- the LOC100116145 gene encoding inositol polyphosphate-4-phosphatase type I A isoform X5, whose amino-acid sequence MRFNKQELMTLATQPSQKFEKEGILYVRERQEGFFRRTESTGKKLDSKKQKGKTHKTLRDFSCVSASTSKVSLERWCRLRGNLLFYFKSREQWSEPLGVIILEQFSVRVEQPTNQIPYGFSIVFDGGVYQQLGANSSEERDSWLQALQLASYDCMRSQLLALRQRMEATSGHKHDTDIQMLRLKRGITTVQLIGSSVPFLPIALRQYPSVGLSEPLTEMRSCSADPAEIPMCEISLACDNLLCDGHGRPPNPVLEVDVQTCHAKTWVKYARTEVVEKSSNPGFFTTVSFRASDGISAECRLRITAYDVRERVSQTATPIGSAIMTFSAVQDTPRLRIPLKSAKATTVGFLTINVWNLEAEDKGNSTESTPSRNVPSTANQMYCHRRSQSLPPRLGTKIKLPHQGQLKLLFANPHIQTYRFHSGLGGDICVHETMAESKLCFQFPQQLLGIWIQEEKELLQEVAGMGELREPWHTKQVELLDRHLHLLHSYSQAKENLAAFKGSYFKQSSRKNERSLEFAPLNLHLQRMWVHNDTLNKCGLYDFMSVGAFTAHSHKNKNGGLLRLVQALKESPVRGTQLYQGTSKISMAHDAIQAIKQLRRDVVEAMRSLMKLAKEKQTSGMLPICEDMVSKTRILLSLWDPGLVEEALTFLEEHKVAKVQEDINNDDSLTLNFKVNQSLSPYKRITQQLNFDLRSPDFDEFVTPDTPECVQDIWAKESAKSKYVSFAANNEINSNTEKQQTDENFVIFPEVEDEPKETDTTETVDKENLNGEDNNNHNNEDEEKAEFDRVNDLDLSKRFLDTQKMCNSPSANYYKPTDEPEPWDLTQLNIEASVMCLVSKVKFLCGRCSSPAVRLRNKNGIDRNQTLKSCLANNRGNATAVVTIQPKNGIKSEEASKLLENGAQQSGTDKQNSAASKAKEVCQAMDSMTRVIKSNSNQRNKFTEGLDFASIVDWTSELRPSMKKLRQAMDGLLKTARLTHSVFRVQEDTKTAIRVCNVRYRRDVCFSQALTALVSGLMAKLWCQRPDPMFLLILTTLGPLVSFEGLLSYYGDEIDMWGDMAVAVEDMHTVTFTLSRCGIHTRVDGKSKATQFPSPRVIGSRTALTVLLPVPDAIYSLLPLVPSSKQTLSFNVTPVFFNIGINEMASLAESLGTTKSQEKSNVDNFDRLNEYYLRFKKLNLPTEPASARFGTRSALNQTLADMMINLKSSVQAKVNKNVEILQLSSQICRRMRGLRFTSCKSAKDRTGMSITLEQVNILATEYHLAEHELIRALDCMRSEGCRRENTWKNIGVRKYAFNSLQIMTLPKQYRPPIGTYGSAQT is encoded by the exons ATGAGGTTTAACAAGCAGGAGCTGATGACCCTGGCCACTCAGCCTTCCCAGAAATTTGAGAAGGAAGGTATACTTTATGTACGGGAGCGTCAGGAGGGCTTCTTTCGTAGAACAGAGA GTACAGGTAAAAAACTTGACAGCAAAAAACAAAAGGGAAAAACACATAAGACTCTGCGAGACTTCAGTTGCGTTTCAGCCAGCACGAGTAAAG TAAGCCTCGAGCGCTGGTGCAGACTCCGGGGCAACCTCTTGTTTTACTTCAAGTCGAGGGAGCAGTGGTCCGAGCCCCTCGGCGTCATCATCCTCGAGCAGTTCTCCGTGCGCGTCGAGCAGCCGACCAATCAGATTCCTTATGGCTTCAGCATAG TGTTCGACGGTGGAGTCTATCAGCAACTCGGTGCCAATTCCTCAGAGGAGAGGGACAGCTGGCTACAAGCTCTGCAGTTAGCCAGCTACGATTGCATGCGCAGTCAGCTGTTGGCGCTCAGGCAGAGGATGGAAGCTACAAGTGGCCATAAGCACGACACCGACATTCAAATGCTCAGGCTCAAGCGCGGCATTACCACAG TTCAACTAATCGGCAGCTCAGTTCCGTTCCTACCCATAGCGTTAAGGCAGTACCCGTCAGTAGGCCTAAGCGAGCCCCTGACCGAAATGCGCTCTTGCTCAGCAGATCCCGCGGAGATACCGATGTGCGAGATCTCGTTGGCGTGCGACAACCTGCTGTGCGACGGTCACGGCCGGCCGCCGAACCCCGTGCTCGAGGTCGATGTGCAGACCTGCCACGCCAAGACGTGGGTCAAGTACGCGCGCACCGAGGTCGTGGAGAAGAGCAGCAATCCGGGCTTCTTCACGACGGTGAGCTTCCGGGCGAGCGATGGCATCAGCGCCGAGTGTCGGCTCCGCATCACCGCCTACGACGTCAGGGAGCGGGTCAGCCAGACGGCCACGCCGATCGGCAGTGCCATCATGACCTTCAGCGCCGTCCAGGACACGCCGAG ATTGAGGATCCCGCTAAAATCGGCAAAGGCCACGACGGTGGGCTTTCTCACGATCAACGTGTGGAACCTGGAAGCTGAAGATAAGGGAAACAGTACTGAGAGTACGCCTTCCAGAAATGTGCCAAGTACCGCCAATCAAATGTATTGTCATAGGCGTTCACAGTCGCTTCCTCCGAGATTGGGTACGAAAATCAAACTCCCGCATCAGGGACAATTAAAACTTCTATTTGCCAATCCGCATATCCAGACGTACAG ATTTCATTCTGGTCTGGGTGGTGATATCTGCGTTCACGAGACAATGGCCGAAAGCAAATTGTGTTTTCAATTTCCCCAGCAACTGTT AGGAATTTGGATTCAAGAAGAAAAGGAGCTTTTGCAAGAAGTGGCCGGCATGGGCGAGTTGAGGGAACCTTGGCATACCAAACAAGTAGAGCTTCTGGATCGGCATTTGCACCTTTTACATTCTTATTCTCAAGCCAAAGAGAATCTTGCCGCCTTTAAAG GGAGCTACTTTAAACAATCGTCACGGAAGAACGAGAGATCGTTGGAGTTTGCACCTCTTAATTTGCATTTACAAAGAATGTGGGTCCATAACGATACCTTGAACAAATGCGGACTTTACGATTTTATGAGTGTCGGGGCTTTTACTGCTCATtctcacaaaaataaaaacggcGGTCTTTTAAG GTTAGTGCAAGCATTGAAAGAATCTCCAGTACGAGGTACTCAGCTGTACCAGGGAACGTCAAAGATCTCAATGGCCCACGATGCGATCCAAGCCATCAAACAACTTCGCCGAGACGTAGTGGAAGCGATGCGGTCACTTATGAAACTGGCGAAGGAAAAACAGACTAGTGGTATGCTACCCATATGCGAGGATATGGTCTCAAAGACTCGTATACTTCTCAGCCTTTGGGATCCCGGTCTGGTAGAGGAGGCGCTTACGTTTTTGGAAGAGCATAAAGTAGCCAAGGTTCAGGAGGACATAAATAACGATGACTCGCTTACCCTTAACTTTAAAGTCAATCAATCGCTTTCCCCGTACAAGAGAATCACGCAGCAACTGAATTTCGATTTAAGAAGTCCAGATTTCGACGAATTCGTAACGCCAGACACTCCTGAATGTGTACAAGACATTTGGGCGAAGGAAAGCGCGAAAAGCAAGTATGTCAGTTTCGCAGCGAATAATGAGATTAATAGTAATACGGAGAAACAGCAGACTGATGAGAATTTCGTGATATTCCCAGAG GTCGAGGACGAACCTAAAGAGACTGATACAACCGAGACTGTCGACAAAGAAAACCTCAATGGCGAAGACAACAATAACCACAATAACGAGGACGAAGAAAAAGCTGAATTCGATCGTGTCAATGACTTGGACTTGAGCAAACGCTTCCTTGATACACAAAAGATGTGCAATTCTCCCTCAGCCAATTATTACAAGCCAACCGATGAACCCGAGCCCTGGGATCTTACACAGCTGAATATTGAGGCGAGCGTTATGTGCCTCGTATCAAAAGTGAAGTTCCTTTGTGGACGTTGCAGCAGTCCTGCGGTGAGATTGCGTAATAAAAATGGTATAGATAGAAATCAGACGCTGAAGAGTTGTCTGGCCAATAACAGGGGTAACGCTACTGCAGTAGTGACGATTCAACCGAAGAACGGAATCAAGAGTGAAGAAGCGAGcaaattactagaaaatgggGCGCAACAGAGCGGGACTGATAAGCAGAATTCTGCTGCCTCTAAGGCCAAAGAAG TGTGCCAAGCTATGGACTCCATGACGCGAGTGATAAAGAGTAATTCCAACCAAAGGAATAAATTTACGGAAGGTCTGGACTTTGCCTCGATCGTCGACTGGACGAGTGAATTAAGGCCGAGCATGAAAAAACTACGCCAAGCCATGGACGGCCTGTTAAAGACAGCTCGGCTAACACACTCAGTTTTTAGAGTGCAAGAGGATACTAAAACAGCCATTCGTGTGTGCAATGTTCGATATCGTCGAGATGTGTGCTTCAGTCAAGCg ctGACGGCTCTAGTATCTGGTTTGATGGCAAAACTTTGGTGTCAACGACCTGATCCCATGTTTTTACTGATCTTAACAACACTGGGTCCACTTGTGTCCTTTGAGGGCTTATTAAGTTACTACGGTGATGAAATTGATATGTGGGGGGATATGGCTGTTGCTGTTGAAGACATGCATACAGTCACCTTTACTTTGTCACGGTGCGGCATCCATACCAG AGTAGATGGGAAATCAAAAGCCACACAATTTCCGTCGCCCAGAGTGATCGGATCACGAACTGCTTTGACGGTGCTTCTTCCTGTGCCAGATGCCATATATTCCTTACTTCCGTTAGTACCCTCTTCCAAGCAAACTCTCTCTTTCAACGTGACGCCCGTATTTTTCAATATCGGAATCAATGAAATGGCTTCTCTAGCCGAAAGCCTTGGAACAACAAAATCTCAAGAAAAAAGTAATGTGGATAACTTTGACCGACTAAATGAGTATTATTTAAGATTTAAGAAGTTAAATCTACCAACTGAACCTGCGTCCGCAAGAT TTGGAACACGATCGGCTCTTAATCAAACTTTGGCCGACATGATGATCAATCTAAAATCTTCAGTTCAAGCGAAAGTAAACAAGAATGTGGAGATATTACAATTATCTTCACAGATATGCAGACGTATGCGAGGGTTAAGATTTACGAGCTGCAAAAGCGCAAAGGATCGCACTGGCATGTCCATTACTTTAGAGCAAGTTAACATTCTTGCAACAGAGTATCATCTGGCTGAACATGAATTAATTAGAGCTCTGGACTGTATGCGAag cgAGGGATGTCGAAGAGAAAACACGTGGAAGAACATTGGGGTGCGAAAATATGCATTTAACAGCCTACAGATTATGACTCTTCCGAAACAGTATCGACCACCAATTGGTACTTACGGCTCGGCGCAGACTTAA